One window from the genome of Nicotiana sylvestris chromosome 9, ASM39365v2, whole genome shotgun sequence encodes:
- the LOC104213834 gene encoding 11S globulin seed storage protein Jug r 4-like, with the protein MASSWLSFSLSFLLVLHGTFAQQRYQQQQGECQLNRLSPQEPTTRIQAEAGVTELWDQNNQQFQCAGVSLIRHVIQSRGMLLPSYVNTPLLAYVERGRGFYGIMQSGCPETFQSSQQMQQGERGAGSRFQDRHQRIGQFRQGDIIAFPAGAAHWAYNEGNEELVLVCLEDSSNNANQLGQFSRRFFIAGNPQQGQQQQGQYGGKSLRRERFESGNVFNGFDVEVLAEAFGVDREIARRLQGQDDQRGHIVNIQQGLRVVRPPFSQEQEEREERQEQGQYGPRMNGIEETICSAKVRQNIDNPSRADIYNPNAGRFTTVNSLTLPILSFLRLSAARGVLHTDSIMAPHWVTNAHKVIYITRGEARIQIVDHRGQAVLDDRVRQGQVVVVPQNYAVVKHAETEGCEWVEFNTNDNAMINTLSGRTSAIRGLPVDVIASSYQISRDEARRLKFNREETLIFRSSGRARSSERVAAA; encoded by the exons ATGGCTTCTAGTTGGCTCTCTTTCTCCTTGAGTTTCCTTCTGGTGTTGCACGGTACCTTTGCTCAGCAGAGATACCAACAGCAGCAAGGCGAATGCCAACTCAATAGACTTAGCCCTCAGGAACCCACCACCCGCATTCAAGCCGAAGCTGGAGTCACCGAGTTGTGGGACCAAAATAACCAGCAGTTCCAATGTGCTGGCGTCTCCCTAATTCGCCACGTCATCCAGTCTAGAGGCATGTTGTTGCCTTCTTATGTCAACACTCCCCTGCTTGCCTATGTTGAACGAG GTCGGGGATTTTATGGCATCATGCAATCTGGATGCCCCGAAACTTTCCAGTCGTCCCAGCAAATGCAGCAAGGTGAAAGGGGTGCAGGCTCAAGATTCCAAGATCGCCATCAGAGGATTGGACAGTTCAGACAGGGTGACATTATTGCCTTCCCTGCTGGAGCTGCTCACTGGGCCTATAACGAAGGAAATGAGGAGCTTGTTCTTGTTTGTTTAGAAGACAGCAGTAACAATGCCAACCAACTTGGTCAATTTTCAAGG AGATTCTTCATAGCTGGAAACCCACAACAAGGACAGCAACAACAGGGACAATACGGTGGCAAAAGCTTGCGCAGGGAACGATTCGAATCTGGAAATGTTTTCAATGGCTTTGACGTAGAGGTCTTGGCCGAGGCATTTGGCGTAGACAGGGAGATAGCAAGGAGACTTCAAGGGCAGGACGACCAGAGAGGCCACATTGTTAACATTCAGCAAGGACTCAGAGTTGTGAGGCCACCATTCTCACAGGAACAAGAGGAGCGCGAGGAGAGACAAGAGCAAGGACAATATGGTCCTCGCATGAACGGCATTGAGGAAACCATCTGTTCCGCTAAAGTCAGGCAGAACATTGACAATCCCTCACGTGCTGATATCTACAACCCAAATGCTGGACGCTTCACCACCGTTAACAGCCTCACTCTTCCCATCCTCAGCTTCCTCCGTCTCAGCGCTGCCAGGGGAGTTCTCCACACA GATTCAATCATGGCACCACACTGGGTCACCAATGCACACAAGGTAATCTACATAACAAGGGGAGAGGCAAGGATTCAGATTGTGGATCACAGAGGACAAGCAGTGTTAGATGACAGAGTCCGACAGGGTCAGGTTGTTGTGGTGCCACAGAACTATGCCGTCGTGAAACACGCCGAGACCGAAGGTTGCGAGTGGGTGGAATTCAACACCAATGACAATGCCATGATCAACACTCTGAGCGGCCGCACTTCTGCTATCCGAGGATTGCCCGTGGATGTGATTGCCAGTTCATACCAGATTTCAAGGGATGAGGCGAGGAGGCTGAAGTTCAACAGGGAGGAAACTCTCATTTTCCGTTCCTCAGGAAGAGCTCGCTCATCAGAGAGGGTTGCTGCTGCTTAA